A part of Miscanthus floridulus cultivar M001 chromosome 6, ASM1932011v1, whole genome shotgun sequence genomic DNA contains:
- the LOC136456634 gene encoding receptor-like serine/threonine-protein kinase SD1-8, producing the protein MRACALSLVLLATAAFFPLSTSTDTIGPSESITTGNNETLVSAGGVFQLGFFSPDDDGARTYLGIWYYNITVHTVVWVANRHSPVRSTPGVLRLSADGRLVILDGQNVTVWSSAAPTRNVTTGATARLLDSGNFVLSADGSGSDSDQSVAWQSFDYPTDTLLPDMKLGVDVRAGITRNITAWRAASDPSPGDVTFKLVTGGLPQFFLFRGDARLYTSGPWNGEILTGVPYLKSNDFTFRVVYSPDETYYSYSIGGDALLSRLVVDEAAGQVQRFVLVNGGWSNFWYYPNDPCDSYAKCGPFGYCDNTGQSQACVCLPGFQPRSPQQWNLRDGKAGCVRTTSLGCGGGGANASSDGFWVVKRMKLPEATNATVYPGMTLEQCRQACLSNCSCRAYAAANVNGGLSRGCVIWGVDLLDMRLYPTDVQEVYIRLAQSEIDALNAAARHRVPSKRVVIGVVSAVAGVLLLPSVVCCCVWRKRRKRHGETDSSAPSGGDDVLPFRARKQQASDEDWKSAEKDVDDLQLFDLAVVLAATDSFSASNKIGEGGFGPVYMGKLEDGQEVAVKRLSRRSMQGAVEFKNEVKLIAKLQHRNLVRLLGCCIDEEERMLLYEYMHNQSLDTFIFDEGKRMLLRWQKRFDIILGIARGLQYLHEDSRFRIIHRDLKASNVLLDRNMVPKISDFGIARMFGGDQTTAYTLKVIGTYGYMSPEYAMDGVFSMKSDIYSFGVLVLEIITGRRNRGFYEEELDLNLLRYAWMMWKEGRSVDLVDKVMDGSGVNYREVLRCIQVALLCVEVQPRNRPLMSSVVMMLASENATVPEPNEPGVNIGNKNTSDTDSSHGLTANSVTITAIDAR; encoded by the exons ATGAGGGCGTGCGCGCTctccctcgtcctcctcgccacCGCCGCGTTCTTCCCACTCTCCACCTCAACCGACACCATCGGCCCGTCCGAGTCCATCACCACCGGCAATAACGAGACGCTCGTCTCGGCCGGTGGCGTCTTCCAGCTCGGCTTCTTCAGCCCGGACGATGATGGCGCCAGGACGTACCTCGGCATCTGGTACTACAACATCACGGTGCACACCGTGGTGTGGGTCGCCAACCGCCACAGCCCCGTCCGCAGCACTCCGGGCGTGCTCCGGCTCTCCGCCGACGGCCGCCTCGTCATCCTCGACGGCCAGAACGTCACGGTGTGGTCCTCGGCGGCGCCGACCAGGAACGTGACCACCGGCGCCACCGCGCGGCTCCTGGACAGCGGCAACTTCGTCCTCAGCGCCGACGGGAGCGGCTCCGACTCCGACCAGAGCGTGGCGTGGCAGAGCTTCGACTACCCGACGGACACGCTGCTCCCGGACATGAAGCTCGGGGTGGACGTCAGGGCCGGCATCACCCGGAACATCACGGCGTGGCGCGCCGCGTCCGACCCGTCGCCGGGCGACGTCACGTTCAAGCTGGTCACCGGCGGGCTTCCGCAGTTCTTCCTCTTCCGTGGCGACGCGAGGCTGTACACGAGCGGGCCGTGGAACGGCGAGATCCTCACCGGCGTGCCGTACCTCAAGTCGAACGACTTCACCTTCAGGGTGGTGTACAGCCCCGACGAGACGTACTACAGCTACTCCATCGGCGGCGACGCGCTGCTGTCGCGGCTCGTCGTGGACGAAGCGGCGGGGCAGGTGCAGCGGTTCGTGCTGGTCAACGGCGGGTGGAGCAACTTCTGGTACTACCCCAACGACCCGTGCGACTCCTATGCCAAGTGCGGGCCGTTCGGGTACTGCGACAACACCGGCCAGTCCCAGGCGTGCGTCTGCCTCCCGGGGTTCCAGCCACGGTCGCCGCAGCAGTGGAACCTCCGCGACGGGAAGGCCGGGTGCGTGAGGACGACCAGcctcggctgcggcggcggcggcgcgaacgCGAGCAGCGACGGGTTCTGGGTCGTCAAGCGGATGAAGCTGCCGGAGGCCACCAACGCGACGGTGTACCCCGGCATGACGCTGGAGCAATGCCGGCAGGCGTGCCTCAGCAACTGCAGCTGCCGGGCGTACGCTGCGGCGAACGTCAACGGGGGTCTCAGCCGCGGCTGCGTCATCTGGGGCGTCGATCTGCTGGACATGCGGCTGTACCCGACGGACGTTCAGGAAGTCTACATACGGCTCGCGCAGTCGGAGATAGATGCGCTCAATGCCGCAG CGAGACACCGGGTCCCGAGCAAGCGCGTGGTGATCGGCGTCGTCTCGGCAGTTGCCGGCGTGCTTCTCCTGCCGTCGGTCGTCTGCTGCTGTGTCTGGAGGAAAAGGAGGAAACGTCACGGCGAGACGGATTCCTCGGCGCCGAGCGGCGGAGACGACGTGCTCCCGTTCAGGGCAAGGAAACAGCAGGCGTCGGACGAGGACTGGAAGAGTGCCGAGAAAGACGTCGACGACCTGCAGTTGTTTGATCTGGCGGTGGTCCTGGCAGCCACGGACAGTTTCTCTGCGAGCAACAAGATTGGCGAAGGAGGGTTTGGTCCTGTTTACATG GGAAAGCTTGAGGACGGGCAGGAAGTAGCCGTGAAGAGGCTATCCCGGAGATCGATGCAAGGGGCGGTGGAGTTCAAGAACGAGGTGAAGCTGATCGCCAAGCTTCAGCACAGGAACCTCGTGAGGCTGCTCGGCTGCTGCATCgacgaggaggagaggatgcTCCTGTACGAGTACATGCACAACCAGAGCCTCGACACGTTCATATTTG ATGAAGGAAAGCGGATGTTGCTAAGGTGGCAGAAACGCTTTGATATCATTTTGGGGATTGCGAGGGGTCTACAGTATCTGCATGAAGACTCAAGGTTCAGGATCATCCATAGGGATCTCAAGGCTAGCAACGTGTTATTGGACAGAAACATGGTCCCCAAAATTTCAGACTTCGGCATCGCAAGGATGTTCGGAGGTGACCAGACCACAGCATATACATTGAAGGTCATTGGGACATA CGGCTACATGTCCCCGGAATATGCGATGGATGGCGTGTTTTCCATGAAGTCCGACATCTACAGCTTCGGCGTGCTGGTTCTAGAGATCATCACTGGCAGGAGAAACCGAGGCTTCTACGAAGAAGAGCTTGATCTCAACCTCCTCCGTTAT GCGTGGATGATGTGGAAAGAAGGCAGGAGCGTCGATTTGGTGGACAAGGTCATGGACGGCAGCGGCGTCAACTACAGGGAGGTGCTGCGATGCATCCAGGTCGCCCTCCTGTGCGTCGAGGTGCAGCCCAGGAACAGGCCCCTGATGTCGTCGGTCGTCATGATGCTGGCCAGCGAGAACGCGACGGTCCCTGAGCCGAACGAGCCCGGGGTGAACATCGGGAATAAGAACACGTCGGACACGGACTCGTCTCATGGTCTCACGGCCAACAGCGTGACCATAACCGCAATTGACGCTAGGTAG
- the LOC136459123 gene encoding receptor-like serine/threonine-protein kinase SD1-8 isoform X1 — translation MRARTLSLLLLLLLAAAASSFTPSTSTDTIYRNTSLTGNQTLVSAGGIYALGFFSPAGADGRTYLGIWYASIPGPTTVVWVANRKDPVVNSPAALQLSDGGRLVILDGNNETVWSSAVPTVANVTAAQLLDTGNLVLSADGSGSGPSVAWQSFDYPTDTLLPGMKLGVDTRADITRNITAWRSPSDPSPGDVTFKLVIGGLPQFFLLRGATRVYTSGPWNGDILTGVPYLKAHDFTFKLVYSPDETYYSYFIREPSLLSRLVVDGAATQLKRFSLNNGAWNSFWYYPTDQCDYYAKCGPFGYCDTDRSPPCSCLPGFVPRSPDQWSQREWSAGCVRSTNLSCDGGDGDGFWVVNRMKLPQATDATVYAGMTLDQCRQACLGNCSCGAYAAANNSGGIGVGCVIWTVDLLDMRQYPIVVQDVYIRLAQSDIDALKAAAADNHQRSHKSKLIIIIVATISGVLFLLAAVGCCCFWMKKTSRKGEGEDMASSLPPSTADFALPYRVRSQPSLSPPPSRIRSQPSLSPVRDHKQLLDVSEETRYYSDKDVDLPLFELEVTLAATDNFAEHKRIGAGGFGPVYMGVLEDGQQVAVKRLSQGSTQGVREFMNEVKLIAKLQHRNLVRLLGCCIESDERMLVYEYMHNQSLDTFIFDEAKRRLLRWQKRFEIILGIARGLQYLHEDSRFRIIHRDLKASNVLLDRNMVPKISDFGIARMFGGDQTTAYTRKVVGTYGYMAPEYAMDGQISIKSDVFSFGVLVLEIIAGRRNRGSYEPDLDVNLLGYAWMLWREGRSMELLDEALGASFHHSRVLRCIQVALLCVEAQPRNRPLMSSVVTMLASDNAVLPEPNEPGVNPGMSTSSDTESSRTRSATANYVTVTRLEARSTSTGHSSL, via the exons ATGAGGGCACGCAcgctctccctcctcctcctcctcttgctcgccgccgccgccagttcATTCACCCCGTCGACATCCACCGACACCATTTACCGGAACACGTCCCTCACCGgcaaccagacgctggtctcggcCGGCGGCATCTACGCGCTGGGCTTCTTCAGCCCGGCCGGCGCCGACGGCAGGACGTACCTCGGGATCTGGTACGCCAGCATCCCGGGCCCGACGACCGTCGTGTGGGTCGCCAACCGCAAGGACCCGGTGGTCAACTCCCCGGCCGCTCTCCAGCTCTCCGACGGCGGCCGGCTTGTCATCCTCGACGGCAATAACGAAACCGTGTGGTCCTCCGCGGTGCCCACCGTCGCGAACGTCACCGCCGCGCAGCTCCTGGACACCGGCAACCTGGTGCTCAGCGCCGACGGCAGCGGCTCCGGGCCGAGCGTGGCGTGGCAGAGCTTCGACTACCCGACGGACACGCTGCTCCCGGGCATGAAGCTCGGGGTGGACACCAGGGCCGACATCACCCGGAACATCACGGCGTGGCGCAGCCCGTCCGACCCGTCGCCGGGCGACGTCACGTTCAAGCTGGTCATCGGCGGCCTGCCGCAGTTCTTCCTCCTCCGGGGCGCCACGAGGGTGTACACGAGCGGGCCGTGGAACGGCGACATACTCACCGGCGTGCCGTACCTCAAGGCGCATGACTTCACCTTCAAGTTGGTGTACAGCCCCGACGAGACGTACTACAGCTACTTCATCCGCGAGCCGTCTCTGCTGTCGCGGCTCGTCGTGGACGGCGCGGCGACTCAGCTGAAGCGGTTCTCGCTCAACAACGGCGCGTGGAACAGCTTCTGGTACTACCCGACCGACCAGTGCGACTACTACGCCAAGTGCGGGCCGTTCGGGTACTGCGACACCGACCGCTCCCCGCCGTGCAGCTGCCTGCCGGGGTTCGTGCCGCGGTCGCCCGACCAGTGGAGCCAGAGGGAGTGGTCAGCCGGCTGTGTCAGGAGCACGAACCTGAGCTGCGACGGCGGGGACGGCGACGGGTTCTGGGTCGTCAACCGGATGAAGCTGCCGCAGGCCACGGACGCCACGGTGTACGCCGGCATGACGCTGGACCAGTGCAGGCAGGCGTGCCTCGGCAACTGCAGCTGCGGGGCGTACGCCGCCGCGAACAACAGCGGCGGGATCGGCGTCGGGTGCGTCATCTGGACCGTCGACCTGCTGGACATGCGGCAGTACCCGATCGTCGTGCAGGACGTGTACATACGGCTCGCGCAGTCGGACATCGACGCCCTCAAGGCTGCAGCAGCAG aTAACCATCAGCGTTCACACAAGAGCAAgctgatcatcatcattgtcgcgaCTATTTCCGGTGTACTTTTTCTGCTAGCAGCGGTTGGATGCTGTTGTTTCTGGATGAAGAAGACAAGCAGGAAAGGTGAAGGTGAGGACATGGCGTCGTCCTTGCCTCCGAGTACTGCAGATTTTGCGCTTCCGTACAGGGTCAGGAGCCAGCCTTCGTTGAGCCCACCTCCGTCCAGGATCAGGAGCCAGCCTTCGTTGAGCCCAGTACGGGATCACAAACAGCTTCTTGATGTCTCGGAGGAAACGAGATACTACTCCGACAAAGATGTTGACCTTCCATTGTTTGAGCTGGAGGTGACTCTGGCCGCCACGGACAACTTCGCGGAGCACAAAAGGATTGGTGCAGGTGGATTTGGCCCTGTTTATATG GGAGTTCTTGAGGATGGACAGCAAGTAGCTGTGAAGAGGTTGAGCCAGGGATCAACTCAGGGGGTGAGGGAGTTCATGAACGAGGTGAAACTGATTGCAAAGCTGCAGCACAGAAACCTTGTGAGGCTGCTCGGCTGTTGCATCGAGAGCGACGAGAGGATGCTTGTGTACGAGTACATGCACAACCAGAGCTTGGACACATTTATATTTG ACGAAGCAAAGCGCAGGCTGCTGAGATGGCAGAAACGGTTCGAGATCATTCTGGGGATTGCACGGGGTCTACAGTATCTACACGAGGACTCAAGGTTCAGGATCATCCACAGGGATCTGAAGGCTAGCAACGTGTTGCTGGACAGGAACATGGTCCCCAAAATCTCGGATTTTGGCATCGCAAGAATGTTTGGAGGTGACCAGACCACTGCGTACACCCGTAAGGTCGTCGGAACATA TGGCTACATGGCTCCAGAATACGCCATGGACGGCCAAATCTCGATAAAATCcgatgtattcagcttcggcgtgCTGGTGCTGGAGATCATCGCCGGCAGGAGGAACCGAGGCTCCTACGAACCCGACCTCGATGTCAACCTCCTAGGATAT GCATGGATGCTGTGGAGAGAAGGGCGGAGCATGGAGTTACTGGACGAGGCATTGGGCGCCAGCTTCCACCACAGCAGGGTGCTGCGGTGCATTCAGGTGGCGCTCCTGTGCGTCGAAGCGCAGCCGAGGAACCGGCCGCTCATGTCGTCGGTGGTCACGATGCTGGCCAGCGACAACGCCGTGCTCCCCGAGCCCAACGAGCCCGGGGTGAACCCAGGGATGAGCACGTCGTCGGACACGGAGTCGTCTCGGACCCGGAGCGCTACCGCCAACTACGTGACCGTCACCAGATTAGAGGCGAG GTCCACGTCCACTGGCCACTCTTCCCTGTAA
- the LOC136459123 gene encoding receptor-like serine/threonine-protein kinase SD1-8 isoform X2 codes for MRARTLSLLLLLLLAAAASSFTPSTSTDTIYRNTSLTGNQTLVSAGGIYALGFFSPAGADGRTYLGIWYASIPGPTTVVWVANRKDPVVNSPAALQLSDGGRLVILDGNNETVWSSAVPTVANVTAAQLLDTGNLVLSADGSGSGPSVAWQSFDYPTDTLLPGMKLGVDTRADITRNITAWRSPSDPSPGDVTFKLVIGGLPQFFLLRGATRVYTSGPWNGDILTGVPYLKAHDFTFKLVYSPDETYYSYFIREPSLLSRLVVDGAATQLKRFSLNNGAWNSFWYYPTDQCDYYAKCGPFGYCDTDRSPPCSCLPGFVPRSPDQWSQREWSAGCVRSTNLSCDGGDGDGFWVVNRMKLPQATDATVYAGMTLDQCRQACLGNCSCGAYAAANNSGGIGVGCVIWTVDLLDMRQYPIVVQDVYIRLAQSDIDALKAAAADNHQRSHKSKLIIIIVATISGVLFLLAAVGCCCFWMKKTSRKGEGEDMASSLPPSTADFALPYRVRSQPSLSPPPSRIRSQPSLSPVRDHKQLLDVSEETRYYSDKDVDLPLFELEVTLAATDNFAEHKRIGAGGFGPVYMGVLEDGQQVAVKRLSQGSTQGVREFMNEVKLIAKLQHRNLVRLLGCCIESDERMLVYEYMHNQSLDTFIFDEAKRRLLRWQKRFEIILGIARGLQYLHEDSRFRIIHRDLKASNVLLDRNMVPKISDFGIARMFGGDQTTAYTRKVVGT; via the exons ATGAGGGCACGCAcgctctccctcctcctcctcctcttgctcgccgccgccgccagttcATTCACCCCGTCGACATCCACCGACACCATTTACCGGAACACGTCCCTCACCGgcaaccagacgctggtctcggcCGGCGGCATCTACGCGCTGGGCTTCTTCAGCCCGGCCGGCGCCGACGGCAGGACGTACCTCGGGATCTGGTACGCCAGCATCCCGGGCCCGACGACCGTCGTGTGGGTCGCCAACCGCAAGGACCCGGTGGTCAACTCCCCGGCCGCTCTCCAGCTCTCCGACGGCGGCCGGCTTGTCATCCTCGACGGCAATAACGAAACCGTGTGGTCCTCCGCGGTGCCCACCGTCGCGAACGTCACCGCCGCGCAGCTCCTGGACACCGGCAACCTGGTGCTCAGCGCCGACGGCAGCGGCTCCGGGCCGAGCGTGGCGTGGCAGAGCTTCGACTACCCGACGGACACGCTGCTCCCGGGCATGAAGCTCGGGGTGGACACCAGGGCCGACATCACCCGGAACATCACGGCGTGGCGCAGCCCGTCCGACCCGTCGCCGGGCGACGTCACGTTCAAGCTGGTCATCGGCGGCCTGCCGCAGTTCTTCCTCCTCCGGGGCGCCACGAGGGTGTACACGAGCGGGCCGTGGAACGGCGACATACTCACCGGCGTGCCGTACCTCAAGGCGCATGACTTCACCTTCAAGTTGGTGTACAGCCCCGACGAGACGTACTACAGCTACTTCATCCGCGAGCCGTCTCTGCTGTCGCGGCTCGTCGTGGACGGCGCGGCGACTCAGCTGAAGCGGTTCTCGCTCAACAACGGCGCGTGGAACAGCTTCTGGTACTACCCGACCGACCAGTGCGACTACTACGCCAAGTGCGGGCCGTTCGGGTACTGCGACACCGACCGCTCCCCGCCGTGCAGCTGCCTGCCGGGGTTCGTGCCGCGGTCGCCCGACCAGTGGAGCCAGAGGGAGTGGTCAGCCGGCTGTGTCAGGAGCACGAACCTGAGCTGCGACGGCGGGGACGGCGACGGGTTCTGGGTCGTCAACCGGATGAAGCTGCCGCAGGCCACGGACGCCACGGTGTACGCCGGCATGACGCTGGACCAGTGCAGGCAGGCGTGCCTCGGCAACTGCAGCTGCGGGGCGTACGCCGCCGCGAACAACAGCGGCGGGATCGGCGTCGGGTGCGTCATCTGGACCGTCGACCTGCTGGACATGCGGCAGTACCCGATCGTCGTGCAGGACGTGTACATACGGCTCGCGCAGTCGGACATCGACGCCCTCAAGGCTGCAGCAGCAG aTAACCATCAGCGTTCACACAAGAGCAAgctgatcatcatcattgtcgcgaCTATTTCCGGTGTACTTTTTCTGCTAGCAGCGGTTGGATGCTGTTGTTTCTGGATGAAGAAGACAAGCAGGAAAGGTGAAGGTGAGGACATGGCGTCGTCCTTGCCTCCGAGTACTGCAGATTTTGCGCTTCCGTACAGGGTCAGGAGCCAGCCTTCGTTGAGCCCACCTCCGTCCAGGATCAGGAGCCAGCCTTCGTTGAGCCCAGTACGGGATCACAAACAGCTTCTTGATGTCTCGGAGGAAACGAGATACTACTCCGACAAAGATGTTGACCTTCCATTGTTTGAGCTGGAGGTGACTCTGGCCGCCACGGACAACTTCGCGGAGCACAAAAGGATTGGTGCAGGTGGATTTGGCCCTGTTTATATG GGAGTTCTTGAGGATGGACAGCAAGTAGCTGTGAAGAGGTTGAGCCAGGGATCAACTCAGGGGGTGAGGGAGTTCATGAACGAGGTGAAACTGATTGCAAAGCTGCAGCACAGAAACCTTGTGAGGCTGCTCGGCTGTTGCATCGAGAGCGACGAGAGGATGCTTGTGTACGAGTACATGCACAACCAGAGCTTGGACACATTTATATTTG ACGAAGCAAAGCGCAGGCTGCTGAGATGGCAGAAACGGTTCGAGATCATTCTGGGGATTGCACGGGGTCTACAGTATCTACACGAGGACTCAAGGTTCAGGATCATCCACAGGGATCTGAAGGCTAGCAACGTGTTGCTGGACAGGAACATGGTCCCCAAAATCTCGGATTTTGGCATCGCAAGAATGTTTGGAGGTGACCAGACCACTGCGTACACCCGTAAGGTCGTCGGAACATA A